The Phlebotomus papatasi isolate M1 chromosome 3, Ppap_2.1, whole genome shotgun sequence genomic sequence aatttaatatattaatccctccatacggaaaggtatcttataatatgaaaaaacttctcactttttaaatatttagcataacggtagtgagtgcaaaaaaattcccatataaattttaatcgaagtatgagaaagtgacttcaaatttcaggcaacttgccagggggttatTTAAATACGAAATAAAAATATGTGtcattaaataaaaagcaaAACTCAAGAGACTTTTAAAGACTATGAATGATaacctttttaatttttgttttaatattttatgaagaaaatctttttatatcaaatttaattattaaattgtatCAGTAATATAGAAATCTATGAcagaaataatataattttggtattgattttaaggGCATATGGCATTGGTTTTATGAAATCTATTTTCAGtgatttgaataataaattcaagCCCAATTTTCAGTGGAATTTTAAAtagtgaaaatcttttttttgcgCACTCTCCTTAAGTATATCGTCCAATCACAAATGATATTATTCGAAAGTACAATTTCTATGGATCTGATTACAAAGAAACACATCATCATATGATAAAGATTCAGTACcacattttaatcaattcctGAAAAtcttagaaataaatttttcttgcacggtttttattttcaaatattcgtTGTTAGCACATAAATCAGGAGCTAAAATTAATCCCaccattttgttttaaaaacaatCCCACAAATTACTTAGAAAAAATCTCGTAATGTAGTAAAATCCATTCTACAGAATGATCAAACCCAATCCCACTACGTCCTAAAATGAATCCCAAgatgtactaaaaattaaatacatttcaGAGAAGTCAATCCTATTGGCATCCTTGGCacctaaaatcaatttcaaaattttctgagtataattgcattattttctaaaatcaaaccctcaatgcattaaaattaaatgtaataATCCCCTTAAATCCATACCATAACACTCAAGACAGCAATGCCACTTTGTCCTGAAGTCAATCCCACGgtgtattaaaaaattaattaattaatgcacTTAAAGTTAATCGAATTGTGACTTGAAGTCGCAACAGTATCCTAAACTATTCCTAAAttatagttttaaaaaatttgcaaaaaacacaatttttatgttcaaagaacaattttaagatgttttaaaaatcaatatcatAAGCTTCCACATTGATTCAATTTCAATGGTATTTTAAAATCCAATCCCATGTCAttatttccaaaaattgatttccCAATGTGATAAAATTCAATCCCACTAAGCTCTAAAATGGAATATAATTCAATTACGACCTTAAATCAATGCAACAGAGTCCCAAAATCACTTCTAAAGTATTATAGAATCAATTTCACAATGCCACAGAAGAAATCCCATAATTTGcggaaatttttttaatgtaaatatttaatataaacaaCGTTAAGATGTCTTTAAATTCAATCCCAtaagggccaatccatctcaagacgaccataggggtacccttcatggtcttagatgtttctgaattttacatatgttaaagtacacgataaaataatatacccctattttttttttcgtctgaaaaaaattcctggccggatatacatggcgtcaaagatggcgcctcgcgcttcattcctcaattgcgatttttagcaaatattttaaaatgctctatttcgggaacgggttgagatttcttcttactcttttttttatttgaaagataattttatactctttaaaacgatatacttgattttgcattatctgcttaagtttttttgtaacggtattttaaaaaaattttgaaaaaaattaaaaattaatttttctcaaaaaccccattctcaaaaattttgatttttttactgttggtcagtaacattgagtactacattccctgaaaaggcgagcttccacttttgcacttacttttttatttaaatatttgaaaaattaccatattttcaaaattaaaaataaccagttaaactcaaaattttgagttcaacttttcagagaatatagtactccacaatacttataaacagccaaaaaatcaaaatttttcgaaatcaagtttttgaaaaaaaaattttttttgagttttaaataaaaatgtcttttattgacaaataaaaataaaataccgttacaaaaaaacttaagcagataatgcaaaatcaagtatatcgttttaaagagtataaaattatctttcaaataaaaaaaagagtaagaagaaatctcaacccgttcccgaaatagagcattttaaaatatttgctaaaaatcgcaattgaggaatgaagcgcgaggcgccatctttgacgccatgtatatccggccaggaatttttttcagacgaaaaaaaaaataggggtatattattttatcgtgtaatttaacatatgtaaaattcagaaacatctaagaccatgacccctcgatttgcgattttttcggtcgttttgagatggattggcccataaaCTCCTCTATTAATTCAACGATGTCTTAATCTAATGTTAATTCAATCTCATACTTTCAAATCAATCCCACAAACTAGTCGTAAATTATTCACTTTTTATTCCAAGATCTATCCTACCGTATGATGAAAATTAAACCGATTATGTCCTGAAATCAATCCCACCACGGGTTAAATTTCAATTCCGAAATCAATGCAAACGTATCCTAAAaccatttctaaaataaaataataaaattgaagttaCAATGCCTTGAAAGCAATCCCACGTTTTgcggaaaataaattttttaaattttttaaaagcaaatgaAATGTAAAGATGATTCAAAAATCAATCCTAGACCTtcaaatcaatcccataatCTACTAAAAATTCGTTTCTTCTTAAGACGTATGCTGCGATATAATGGTGTTCAATCCCAATAGAGGCGATATACTAAACTCCCATTATTTCCGAAAATCGATAACTTTGTGTTTAAATTCAACATGCACTAAATTCAATTGCATAAAGTGGTAAAATTCAGTCTAAATGTGTCCTAAAATCAATGCCATATTGTTTTTTAGTCAGTCCCAGAAtgttctaaaattcaatccaaTTCTTCCCTAATATATAATTCCATTTAGCGTTAAAATGAATTCCGTACTcactataaaataattaataattcaatttcctCAAGATAATTCAAAGGTGTCCTTATAAAGAGAATCCCACAATATTTAGGTCAATACTAAATCATGTTTAATAGAATAATAAATTAGTGGTATTGGTTTACAGGTAGATTATCTTTGATACCCAATCCAAAAATGCCCTGAAATATAATTCCATATGGCGTAAAAATCAATCCCGTACGTCACTATGaggaattaataataatttaatatgcCAAAACTAATTCAAGGATGCCTTTATAAAGTGAATCCCACAATATTTAAATCAATACCAAATGATGTTTAATGGAATAATAAATTAGTGGTATTGAGCCAGGGGTACTTTATTATTAGGATTCAATccaaaaattccatgaaatatAAATCCATGTAGCGTTAAAATCAATTCCGTAcgtcactataaaaaattaataattcaatttcctAAAGATAATTCAAGAGTGTCTTTATAAAGTGAATCCCACAATGTttaaactaaaactaaataatGTTTAATAGAATAATAAATTAGTGGTACTGGTTTAAAGGTAGATTATCATTGATACTCAGTCCAAAAATGCCTCTGAAATATAATTCTATAAAGCATTAAAATCAATTCTGTACGTCACtataagaaattaataaatccaGTATCCTAAAGATAATTCAAGTCAATACCAAATcatgttaaataaaataattaattaatggtATTACTTCAGGGGCAGTTTATCATTGGGATTCAGTCCAAAAATTCACTAACGTTTATTATAAATCCTGACTGAATGACTATAAGCTATTCTTCTAAGATCTCAGCAGCAAGAGAGACTTATGGTTGATTATTTGTAACCAAAAACTACTGTTCCGATCGGGATCCAAGAGAACAGTGACACCAATGTTTTGGGTCCAACTTTCAAGGAGCGAAGGGAGACCATCGCTAGCACTACAAACTTTCCTTCTGGCATACAATTATCGACTCCTAGTGCTCTCTTGCGGAAAATAGGGATCTTATCACTACAATAGTTCCTGATTCAACCGACCGACGATGTGTTTGAgtttgaattctttgaatacgcCTTTGTTTCTGAaacaaattcttcaaaattttgctcTTCCAGGATTTTCGTCAGTGAATAAGATTCCTGAGGAAAGTATCTGAGCAAAGGAGTGTATCTGCTTACCTAATTGATTGCGCGTAATCTCCCAGAAGGTGCGCAATTTGTCACGCTCCAGCTGAAAGAAGTTTCTTTCCTCGCGTTCCCGCTCCATTTCATTGCGGAGACGATGGGCAAATGCCTCAAGTTGTTCCCTGGTCATCGAGCTGGTATCCACACCATCAATGACAGCTGCAggagacaagaaaaaaaaacactcttaAGCATTTCAAGCGAATTCAATTAGTTCAAGTGCATTTCTTACTTGTCCCCTTGGATTTGCCTTTGCTCCTCTTTGGCGCCTGCATGGGAAAGGATTCACGCGCGAGGGGTTTGGGCAGCAATTGAAAATGAGTACAAAAGTGGTAAATTTCTTGCAGGAAACTTAATTAGAGGGAGACTggttgggatttttttttagtagcgTTCTTACCATGTCTTTGGTGTTTTCTGTTCCTCTTTCCGCTGGGACTGGAGCTTCTTCTTTCTTTGGGGAGGATAAACTAACCAGAGAAATTATGTGGCGTCTGTGCTAATGCTTTGAATTTTTGTCCATTAGACAATGAGGGTGGTACAAGGAGTTTATTTCCACTCGACTGCGCCCTGCACTGAATTCACTaaattatcaattatttatttGGATGTTGCTATGAGCAACAGCCTTCTAGCATAATCGTTGtatgaataatttcccaaaatcgGCACAGATTCCATTAGTCTCCACTTTAACTGGGGATATCTTCAGGATTCTCACGTCCAGGAGATGCATCTCAATTCAAATTGAGATGGGATGCACTTTGGGGCTTGCAAGTAGATGAACAGACCACATATCGTTACGCTGTGATCAACAATTCTCAGTCTCTTTGATGAACACTTCAAGTCCCATTCTCTAGTTTGCTATTTACCCAAACTCCCCTTTTGTCTACCACCTTGGGTGGCTTTCCAGTTCTGTGGCTCAGACTTTGTTCATCTTCCAGAGATATTTCTCGAACAGGACTTCCTCAAGTACACCGATATCTCAGACAGATTTATTGACAGAGAGATAAGGCTGCACATCAATGGAATTCAATTCCGATTTATGATGTTCTTATCCAAGTTTTAGTAAATATAATATGGATGAAACAAATAGGAATATTACTTGAGAGAATTTCAAGAATTGTCATTAATAGATTTTACGAATTTATtcgaaaataaatcatttatttctctttaaaaactttcaaaatgTTGGAGTATCATAATTTAATTACAGCCAATAAGGAAATGAATAAATACTTTACACTAATCACAGATTCAGCCAATTAGAGAACGAGATTGCACTAAAATATTCCAtgactaaatttaattatgtAAACCACTTAATTAAAAACCGATgaattaaatcaattaattttatttctggTTTCCTCATTCTATTTGTTCTTCTTCagcaatgaaaaattattttatctttagACCGGAATGTAAATTTATGGAATTCACAtgaaaaattgcatgaaaaaattgataattttttgttagAACAACTTTATCAATttgtaatgaaatatttattctcATCAAATACTTAAAGCTAATCGTGTCTTCTAATTGGTTTAGGATAGAAGAACTTTGAAGTTTAAACCAATTAGAGAATGTGATTGAACCGAAGTATTTTGCgagttaaaatatttaattaggtAGGGGAAGATAGGGTAGTTCAACTCATACATTACTTTCAaacgaaaataattatttaggaaatgCCATGTTAATCTTCAGATAGTCAATACCCGAGAACAACCACCTAGTAAGCacagtttatttgaaaaatgcagcggtttcaatatattttgctgacataatcagcaaaaatatgctgaccgctCAGCAGTTCTTAAACAAAGAGTGCCACagacatttgttcgtaattttcttgaatttttgtcatttattcatgaatttttaagagataaaATCAAGTCgtaaaaactacaaaaaaaaacgtaaaaaaaattaaaaaccttTACAAGCATTTCGGAAGTTCCCAACCAGAAGGAATTCACAAAACATTTAAGAACAATTTTGTGACGTAGGTTTCCTGTAACAAAGTTatgtatataataaaattaaattatgtagaattaacattttttactgctcgaactcagtGAGAGAGCTGTAAAACTTGTGTGAGCTGTTTAACTTGTCACCTTCCCTGAGTTTGAACGGTCAGAGATATctacttccggtcttcgataacccgtaattaaaaaaaacaatatctccagacgtcTTTTCTTTTCCACCCCAACCCCCCTTCCCCCTATTCCCaccaaaaccttttttttttggtttttcttaaaattggtccaagatttttcaatgattttcgtataagtattagaggtagtccaggcgaacttTTAATATTAGTTGAATAtctataaccggaaaattcctcattttgaatattattgaaGGTCAGAAGTCAATCAGTGTGGAGGGCTGATATTTCAaccgattttgttaaatttggattcttggaaaggtattgaaatttcaaactcgactgcatcggtcttcatcgataATGAACCAGTCAATTACCAATTTTAGAATAATcgaggggaaagcgcgctaccttcggacgatttatgcttcgcacaaataatttttttcaatatgttataaatgaatttggtctaTTATGATACTATAGttcaatagctagtccaatgcctcatattttcagaaaagagctatgggtgaaatccataaggaacatagagaaaaaattgaattgtccgaagtttgagtcgttcgaaggtagcgcgctttcccctatttctcaaatttttttcttgaccttaagtttgttccAGAGCTTTAGgtaaaactgtaagagatatcaacttctggcCCTCGACAACCcccaataaaaatacaataccTTTAGGTGTTTTAccctttttcccatattcctccTCCATCCcataaaaactatattttttcaattttcccaaaattcGCCCATGCTTTTTCAATGATATCCGGATATGTataggtagtccaggcgaatattttattcaaacatacgtatgaccggaaaattctccattttgaattatcgATGGCTAAtggtcaatcactttggagggcttattttttaacgaatttggttcaatttagattttttggaaaggtattgaccTGGCTGCATCAGTCTTCATCGTTAATGAATCGGTCAagtgcaattttttaaaatttaaaatgctttattatcaaattgatttatgaatcaatttcatGACTAGACCAGTAAGCACTTaaaaatcatgcgaaaaactaattcatggagagctctatctcgttggttcgagcattccgcaaagctggctCACTTtgatttctctttttctttattttcaattgcAACAAAAGGTTTTAGAGAACGACTTGCAGTTAAGAAATTTTAGTCTTTTAGTacacaaaaattgttaaaattttacacaaatctTAGGAGGTTAGAATATGATTATCCCTCTTCTAGAAAATTATACTAGGATTGAAATAATATGAAACACATTCTTTCAAATacatttaaattgaataaagacCATATTTTTAGTCGacatttctctattttttaaaaatagttgtTAAAAGATTGCAAAAACACAcgtgtactaaatatttatattaaaatatatattattctGTTAGACTGTAATGTCGTAAGtcaatttattgattaaaattgttaaatccCTTAAATTTTAATATCGTAATAGCACATTTTAGGCACCTTTCttgatttgtactaaaaattgttCCGAAATAGtactaaaagttttttttagcagTAGGATAGCACTAAAAGCTTTCAATGACTAAAATGATGTCCTgaagtataaataaaaaaatccttGCGATGTTTCTATGAATATGGAAAAgagaaatctttctcctaaacattttttttagtacattactgCTCTCATGTGCTTATGTGTAATTCACTTTTCTCTGTGATGATTCCTGTCAAGACTGTTCTCCTGAGTTTTCGCCGtgttccaaaaccaccaaatggtcgagacaggaaccaatacaaagaaaagtcgattgtgcAGAAGTATATGAGAgaagtcatgtactaaaaaaaattttcgggAAGAAGATTTTCATTTCTTTGTTTTCTATAGGAATAGCACCTTACAGTATGTAGACCACtatataaaaaaacataattttgctTATTACTTATTGCAATAAGCAAAATGCaagattttttcacaaaataatttatttagtaCAGGCATGTGCTAAACATGTACttcaaaatattacacatttgATCTATTATTCGCTTTAAAATAGTACAAGTGCCTAAGAAGTGTACATAAAAGttgtctttaaaaaatgtagTGCTAAGTAGTAAAGATTCTCAAAATAAGTACTTTTACGAAAGAAAAGCAAATCATCTGGTTTTAATATGATGTGACAATAACTTTAGAAAATTCAATCAGGCCTTCCTTACAGCAGAATGGGAAATAATATCGAAGTTTGCAGATTTAACCACTAAAGGCCTCAAATGATTAATTTGATAGAATTCTGCTCTAAGCTAAACCACATTAATAGCAGCCAAGTTCCATTGAACCATCTCACTTGAGACTCATTCTCCTGCCTCCTCCACTTTGCCCTGAGCCGGAAGGTGAAGGCAATTCTTGCAGTTTTGCAGACGCAACACTTGACTTCATTTACATATCCCATGTGTGATTCATTGAATGAAGAACCTCCCCTAATCAATTGACTGGTAGCTCCTCGATGGGTGTTTGAGGGTCAACTTCAGATGCCATTTTTGCATGCTACCCCCAAAGAAATTCTATGCAAATTTTTCAGCAATTGACTAAAATTCTCTAGCATTCATAAGAGTATCCATTATGCTGACTTTCTTGCTCATTGAGCACTTTAATTCTTTCATGAATCCTACCACAttctaataaattattcaaaatttgccAAGAGGAAAGACACCCATTCCTAATGATGCACCCACATGATTGGGATGGATGGGGATACCCCAAGTGATACCACTTTCCAATTCATGTGAATGGTGTTATTTAGTTGCGGCTTCCGATGGAGCACAATTGAAACTGCAAATGGGGGTAAATCTCACTGAATGTGAACACGTTTGATTACTCTATTGAGGGTAGGAATCATTCAAATTGAAAAGGTAAATTATTATTGGAGTCGAGGCCCTCCTAAATGATATAATGTGGATACATTTTCCATTCAAATACCATTAGCATTTGCTCACGGAAGAGCTTTTAGAGGGGTTGGAGTTGAGTAAAACAATTGGCAATTCCTCAGCAGATTGTCAGACGTCCTCACACTAAATTGTTCTAACAgagattgaatttcaaattaggAAGCAGTAATACGAATGACAAGGAAGGGATTTAGAAACTCACTCACAAACACagaaatttttattgcaaaatcccAGGTTTTACGGTAACTAAAAAAGCGTTCAAGAAAGCATTCAATAAGCAAACAATATGAGTCACACCTATAAATTACTTATTTTTTCGTTAAAACTATTCTTAgatcaattaataaaaatagtattaattatgaaaaaaatcataattcaaACAAAAGGCTGACCAAATGGGTTACAGTtgtaaaatgtaataaataatGCTGGTACAACATTTTAAAAACTTGTCCTTCCCGTAAGCGGGATATCTTGAAATGCattatgatgctattccaataaagCAATTAAcgtttttagtactttactgttctaaagTTCTTAtgcattattgatttttttttatgtgttggttcctgtctcggcTATTTTCCCtagtcctcgccgtgttctaaaaccaccaaacagtcgggataggaaccaatataaagaaaagtcgattatgtagaaccacttgagaacagtcaagtactaaaaagaaatgttcatttttcattgttaTGGCAATATTAACTTATTGCTTTTAGAAAGATAAGGTATTCAGTCATATGCCCAGTGGAATCAAATGCTATGAAACTCATTGAATGCAATTCAATAACCTTTGAGGCAGAAAAATTCTTGATGACCTACATTACACTGTTTAAAATCAAGGATCTGGTACCTTTTGCATCCCCGGTATCCCCCATATTGTCATCTCCCAATTGTCAGAACACCGTGCGAGAAATATAGATATAACAAGCGTGATATCCGTATGGTCTTTTTAGACTTGGAGAAGACTTTTGACTGCGTTACACGAAATCAAATTTTCACAGCGTTGAGAACCAAAGGTATTCCGGAGTAATACACATGTATCATTAGGAAAACTTATGTTCGTACACCCTGTGGCAGCACTAGTGCTTTCCCAGTTGTGGTGGGAGTTCATCAGGGTTCCGCTTTGACTCCAATTCTTTTCAATAACGTGATGGACTACTTAACTTCCCACCTACAAGAGCTTGCACCATGGTGTCTCCTGTATGCAGATGACGTTGTATTGATGGCGTAGGACAGGACCACATTGGAGATGAAACTTGATCATTGGAGGGACGCTTTGGAGAGTAATGGTTTTCGGATCAGTAGGACTAAAACCGCCTCGGAAACGATGACCTCCCGTTGATCACCCAATTTAAGTATTTAGGGTCGCAAATTACCGCAAGTGGAAGTGTAGATACTGAAGTCCACCACAGGGTAAATGTTAGTTGGATGAAATGGCGGTAAGTTAGTGGAGTCCTGTGTGATAAGTGATGCCACAATTGTTCAAAGGTATAGTCTATAAAACTGTGATGCGTCCGGCTATGCTTTATGGTTCTGACCGTTTTGAATGTCGCGGATCCCAAAAGGCTCACGACAACTGCTTGTATGTAGCAGAATTGCAAATGTTAAGGTGGTCTTTGGGACTGACTCTCAAAGACAGGGTCAAGAATGTTGCCATCAAAGACAGTCTCGGAATTCCGCACATTGTGGAGAAGGCAAGAGAAAAGCGCTTGAGGTTGTACGGTCACATCATGCGTCGTAACGACCATCACATGATCCGTCGCAGCATTGACATGGAAGAGATAAAACGAGGTCCAGGAATGCCTCCGACGACGTGGAAATCCACAATTCGGGAGAGTGGTCTCAGGATTGCTGAGACGCAGGAGCACGCCACTTGGCACCTTCGAAATAGGAGGGCCGACCCCCTGTAAGGGGAAGTAACGGCTGTTAAGTAGTAATTAGGTATCCCCCATGTGCCTTAATTAGCTTCAAAATGGCTAAAGACCAATTAGTTTCTAGCATGACCCCAAATATTCTTTGGGTAATGGCCTAACATCTTTCAAAGACAGAATATGCTTTTCTCTaaacagctatttttttctggacattccaaCAAAAGTGCTCCACCATCTTCAGAGCAACGTCATAGCCTCtacagcagaggtgtgcaagaaccgttgaaaccgaataaacgtcaaaataagtttgctcaggtagcgttttgaccattgacgaacaagctttatttgacgttttttcggtttaaaacggttcttgcacacctctgctctacaggatgctgttataaacaaagCACATTCTAAAGTGAAAGTTTATCTCTTAAGATACTCAGATGTCTTAAAACATTCCTATCGTCCTGTCTAATTCCAGAAGAAAACGACTTCCTTCAAGGCTTTAGATTGCCTACATCTTTgagaatttttctaagattacTGTTGCCCGGCATACAATTAGCTACCCTGTTCTTTATAACTTTGCTTGAGATTCCTAATACGGCAGGGGCATGGCGACCTAAAGGGGACACAAACCCGAGACGAGACATTTCTGTGGGTCAAATATTTTGACGACTTAACCCACATTATGTATCCACAATTCATCTCCAGAATTAATTCTGTCTTGTTTATCAATATAAGGCTTAAATACAATTAATTATTCACATAGCTTATTACAAGATATTCAAGTACTTATGAGCTTGTAAATATGTAGACACTAGAATAATCGAGCAGGATAGAAAAACTGGATTCTTTTCAAGTCGTTAGTGAACTAAGGtcggataaaaattacgaaaatcatatttaatacGTGGGTAATCTCTACAACAAGCTGGTCGGTAATATGCAATTGGGCCATTAATATCGTCAAAAGCGACCTggtcaaaaacccgaaagctTACATCCGGAAAATCCtaaatctagaaaaaaaaaccaaaatcgggaatctagctttcgggattttgaatttacGGAACTTTGACTCATTTGAGATTTTAACCcatttggcgttcaggattttgatttttcgaaattgtAATCCATTGACTCCGTTCAGTAAAAACCTTTCGAAGAAACAAAGTCACTCCAAAGCCAACACAAACCCATACGAAAATTTATCGAAAGCGTGAAGTTCAAGTTCGTATACCCGCcgttttagcgctgattgttctgccatttcgaatttcgatattctttacacttcaatcgtcaacaatgtcaacaactctgtgaaaacttttgttgcaaaaagcgaatttttgtgtagttttgtggaatttcaggatgacagaccgtttgaattgcaatttcattaagataaatgtccatttgatgaacttgctcacttttgtgaaaCTCGTCGGTATAAACGTTCATACTTTCAATGGGTTTTTAAGTAAGTTGTCACTGATATCTTCGAAACGGCACGGAAAAAAACcttaaccggagagagctctaa encodes the following:
- the LOC129805199 gene encoding uncharacterized protein LOC129805199, yielding MPQLFKGIVYKTVMRPAMLYGSDRFECRGSQKAHDNCLYVAELQMLRWSLGLTLKDRVKNVAIKDSLGIPHIVEKAREKRLRLYGHIMRRNDHHMIRRSIDMEEIKRGPGMPPTTWKSTIRESGLRIAETQEHATWHLRNRRADPL